The region AGGTCATTTAAAAGAAATGCTGGCTTTAAAGCTACCGAGCACCATAGGATTTGATGTGAGCGGTGTGGTTGTAGAAAAAGGCGCTGATGTTAGTAATTTTGAAATTGGTGACGAAATCTATTCCAGGGTACCACAGGAACAAATGGGTACCGTAGCAGAATTTGTAACGATTAATGCAGATAAAGTTGCTAAAAAGCCGGAAAATATATCTTTTGAAGAAGCTTCAGGATTACCATTAACAGGACTCACCGCGATCCAGGCTTTAGAAAAAGCTGGGATAAAAGAAGACGACAGAATTCTTATTCACGCGGGCTCCGGTGGTGTAGGTAGTTTTGCCATTCAGTATGCCAAAGCAAAAGGGGCTATCGTTTATACAACCACCAGTGGCAAAAATGTAGATTGGGTAAAAGCCCTGGGAGCTGACCGCGTAATCGATTATAAAGATGAAGATTACAAAGAAGTTGCGAATAACCTCGACATTGTTTTTGACACTTTAGGAGATGATTATACGTTTGATGCTTTTGAAATTATTAAAGAAGGCGGAGTTGTAACTTCAATCGTAGGTCCGCCAGATGAAGATTCGGCCAAAATAATGGGGATCAAAGATTATAAATTGCCCGAACAATTATCAAAACTGATTAAAGAGAAATCGGCAGTTTATAAACATACTTGGATGCAGCCTAACGCAGCGCAGTTGAATGAGATCAAAACGATGGTTGAAGATGGCGATATAAAGCCAATAGTAGATCTTATTTATGATTTCGAAGATGGAATCGATGCCTATGAATACCTGGCGACCGGAAGAGCAGAGGGGAAAGTAATTATTAGCTTATCCTAAACCTTCTAAGAATTGGTCAGGAGATTATATTTTATAACTAAATAAAAAAAATGATTATGAGTAAAGAGAAAAATGTATTAGTTGCCGGCGCGAACGGCACTACTGGAAGAATCATTATTGATTTATTAAAAAAATCTGATAAATATCAGCCTATTGCCATGGTTAGAAAACAGGAGCAAAAAGAGCATTTTGAAAAAGAGAATGTAACTGCTGTGCTGGCCGATTTGGAAGAAGATTTGAGCAATGCTTTTAAAAATGTGGATAAAGTGATTTTTGCTGCAGGTTCTGGTGGAAAAAATGTTGAAGGAGTTGATCAGGAAGGAGCAAAAAAATTCACC is a window of Salegentibacter salegens DNA encoding:
- a CDS encoding NADP-dependent oxidoreductase, whose protein sequence is MKALQIVKYGEIKDSLSINETEKPSVKPNDILVEVKAASLNPIDYKMAQGHLKEMLALKLPSTIGFDVSGVVVEKGADVSNFEIGDEIYSRVPQEQMGTVAEFVTINADKVAKKPENISFEEASGLPLTGLTAIQALEKAGIKEDDRILIHAGSGGVGSFAIQYAKAKGAIVYTTTSGKNVDWVKALGADRVIDYKDEDYKEVANNLDIVFDTLGDDYTFDAFEIIKEGGVVTSIVGPPDEDSAKIMGIKDYKLPEQLSKLIKEKSAVYKHTWMQPNAAQLNEIKTMVEDGDIKPIVDLIYDFEDGIDAYEYLATGRAEGKVIISLS